In a single window of the Dryobates pubescens isolate bDryPub1 chromosome Z, bDryPub1.pri, whole genome shotgun sequence genome:
- the MLC1 gene encoding membrane protein MLC1 isoform X1 gives MTREDSYREEFSYDRMPTLERGKQENGNYMPDTKSSDLQLSKRLHPCFSYRTWIFSLLMGTCLLITSGFSLYLGNIFPSEMDYLRCAAGSCIPSAVVSFAIARNKINVIPNFQILFVSTFAVTTTCLVWFGCKLVLNPSAININFNLILLILLEIFMATTVIISARSTEDCCTRKKNAAYDSSVILSNISFPTRILKSYSVIEVIIGISSVFGGIIALNMDVLVSGPYLSVTFFWILVACFPSAIASHVAAEYPSKCLVEVLIAISSVTSPLLFTASAYLSFSIMQVVDIFKNYPPAVKQSYDVLLLLLMLMLLIQACLTIGTVIQCVNYKTKMKLHDSSWAASQVKKQEYRTTEVSNNTLKDFDKDKAWKAVVVQMAQ, from the exons ATGACCAGGGAAGACAGTTACAGAGAAGAATTCAGCTATGATAGGATGCCGACTTTGGAACGGGGAAAACAAGAGAATGGAAATTATATGCCAGATACCAAATCCAGTGACCTTCAGCTGTCAAAGAGGCTACatccttgctttagttacagaACATGGATCTTTTCATTGCTGATGGGA ACTTGCCTCCTTATTACTTCTGGATTTTCACTATATCTGGGAAATatttttccatctgaaatggATTATTTACGTTGCGCAGCAGGTTCA TGTATTCCTTCAGCAGTTGTGAGCTTTGCTATAGCCAGGAATAAAATTAATGTG ATACCAAATTTTCAGATTCTGTTTGTTTCTACATTTGCTGTTACAACAAcatgtttagtttggtttggatgCAAACTTGTCCTCAATCCATCAGCTATAAAT ATAAATTTCAACTTGATTCTACTTATTTTGCTGGAAATCTTCATGGCAACTACTGTGATCATTTCAGCTAGATCTACTGAAGACTGCTGTACGAGAAAGAAA AATGCTGCATATGACAGTAGTGTCATTTTGAGCAATATCAGCTTTCCTACTCGAATTCTAAAGTCATATTCG GTAATTGAGGTGATTATTGGAATTTCATCAGTATTTGGTGGAATAATTGCTTTGAATATGGATGTTCTAGTCTCAGGTCCATATCTTTCAGTAACATTCTTTTGGATCTTAGTTGCT TGCTTTCCAAGTGCTATTGCAAGTCATGTAGCTGCTGAATATCCAAGTAAATGTCTG gtTGAGGTCCTGATTGCCATTAGCAGTGTTACCTCTCCATTGTTGTTCACTGCTTCTGCATACTTATCCTTCAGTATCATGCAAGTTGTTGACATCTTCAAAAATTACCCACCTGCTGTTAAA CAATCTTATGATGTACTCCTATTGCTTCTGATGTTGATGCTACTAATTCAGGCATGCCTTACTATTGGAACTGTAATACAGTGTGTAAATTACAAGACAAAAATGAAACTACATGACTCATCATGGGCAGCATCACAGGTTAAAAAGCAGGAATACAGAACAACAGAG GTTTCCAATAACACCTTAAAGGATTTTGACAAAGACAAGGCCTGGAAAGCAGTTGTGGTACAGATGGCTCAGTAG
- the MLC1 gene encoding membrane protein MLC1 isoform X3 — MTREDSYREEFSYDRMPTLERGKQENGNYMPDTKSSDLQLSKRLHPCFSYRTWIFSLLMGTCLLITSGFSLYLGNIFPSEMDYLRCAAGSINFNLILLILLEIFMATTVIISARSTEDCCTRKKNAAYDSSVILSNISFPTRILKSYSVIEVIIGISSVFGGIIALNMDVLVSGPYLSVTFFWILVACFPSAIASHVAAEYPSKCLVEVLIAISSVTSPLLFTASAYLSFSIMQVVDIFKNYPPAVKQSYDVLLLLLMLMLLIQACLTIGTVIQCVNYKTKMKLHDSSWAASQVKKQEYRTTEVSNNTLKDFDKDKAWKAVVVQMAQ; from the exons ATGACCAGGGAAGACAGTTACAGAGAAGAATTCAGCTATGATAGGATGCCGACTTTGGAACGGGGAAAACAAGAGAATGGAAATTATATGCCAGATACCAAATCCAGTGACCTTCAGCTGTCAAAGAGGCTACatccttgctttagttacagaACATGGATCTTTTCATTGCTGATGGGA ACTTGCCTCCTTATTACTTCTGGATTTTCACTATATCTGGGAAATatttttccatctgaaatggATTATTTACGTTGCGCAGCAGGTTCA ATAAATTTCAACTTGATTCTACTTATTTTGCTGGAAATCTTCATGGCAACTACTGTGATCATTTCAGCTAGATCTACTGAAGACTGCTGTACGAGAAAGAAA AATGCTGCATATGACAGTAGTGTCATTTTGAGCAATATCAGCTTTCCTACTCGAATTCTAAAGTCATATTCG GTAATTGAGGTGATTATTGGAATTTCATCAGTATTTGGTGGAATAATTGCTTTGAATATGGATGTTCTAGTCTCAGGTCCATATCTTTCAGTAACATTCTTTTGGATCTTAGTTGCT TGCTTTCCAAGTGCTATTGCAAGTCATGTAGCTGCTGAATATCCAAGTAAATGTCTG gtTGAGGTCCTGATTGCCATTAGCAGTGTTACCTCTCCATTGTTGTTCACTGCTTCTGCATACTTATCCTTCAGTATCATGCAAGTTGTTGACATCTTCAAAAATTACCCACCTGCTGTTAAA CAATCTTATGATGTACTCCTATTGCTTCTGATGTTGATGCTACTAATTCAGGCATGCCTTACTATTGGAACTGTAATACAGTGTGTAAATTACAAGACAAAAATGAAACTACATGACTCATCATGGGCAGCATCACAGGTTAAAAAGCAGGAATACAGAACAACAGAG GTTTCCAATAACACCTTAAAGGATTTTGACAAAGACAAGGCCTGGAAAGCAGTTGTGGTACAGATGGCTCAGTAG
- the MLC1 gene encoding membrane protein MLC1 isoform X2 produces MTREDSYREEFSYDRMPTLERGKQENGNYMPDTKSSDLQLSKRLHPCFSYRTWIFSLLMGTCLLITSGFSLYLGNIFPSEMDYLRCAAGSILFVSTFAVTTTCLVWFGCKLVLNPSAININFNLILLILLEIFMATTVIISARSTEDCCTRKKNAAYDSSVILSNISFPTRILKSYSVIEVIIGISSVFGGIIALNMDVLVSGPYLSVTFFWILVACFPSAIASHVAAEYPSKCLVEVLIAISSVTSPLLFTASAYLSFSIMQVVDIFKNYPPAVKQSYDVLLLLLMLMLLIQACLTIGTVIQCVNYKTKMKLHDSSWAASQVKKQEYRTTEVSNNTLKDFDKDKAWKAVVVQMAQ; encoded by the exons ATGACCAGGGAAGACAGTTACAGAGAAGAATTCAGCTATGATAGGATGCCGACTTTGGAACGGGGAAAACAAGAGAATGGAAATTATATGCCAGATACCAAATCCAGTGACCTTCAGCTGTCAAAGAGGCTACatccttgctttagttacagaACATGGATCTTTTCATTGCTGATGGGA ACTTGCCTCCTTATTACTTCTGGATTTTCACTATATCTGGGAAATatttttccatctgaaatggATTATTTACGTTGCGCAGCAGGTTCA ATTCTGTTTGTTTCTACATTTGCTGTTACAACAAcatgtttagtttggtttggatgCAAACTTGTCCTCAATCCATCAGCTATAAAT ATAAATTTCAACTTGATTCTACTTATTTTGCTGGAAATCTTCATGGCAACTACTGTGATCATTTCAGCTAGATCTACTGAAGACTGCTGTACGAGAAAGAAA AATGCTGCATATGACAGTAGTGTCATTTTGAGCAATATCAGCTTTCCTACTCGAATTCTAAAGTCATATTCG GTAATTGAGGTGATTATTGGAATTTCATCAGTATTTGGTGGAATAATTGCTTTGAATATGGATGTTCTAGTCTCAGGTCCATATCTTTCAGTAACATTCTTTTGGATCTTAGTTGCT TGCTTTCCAAGTGCTATTGCAAGTCATGTAGCTGCTGAATATCCAAGTAAATGTCTG gtTGAGGTCCTGATTGCCATTAGCAGTGTTACCTCTCCATTGTTGTTCACTGCTTCTGCATACTTATCCTTCAGTATCATGCAAGTTGTTGACATCTTCAAAAATTACCCACCTGCTGTTAAA CAATCTTATGATGTACTCCTATTGCTTCTGATGTTGATGCTACTAATTCAGGCATGCCTTACTATTGGAACTGTAATACAGTGTGTAAATTACAAGACAAAAATGAAACTACATGACTCATCATGGGCAGCATCACAGGTTAAAAAGCAGGAATACAGAACAACAGAG GTTTCCAATAACACCTTAAAGGATTTTGACAAAGACAAGGCCTGGAAAGCAGTTGTGGTACAGATGGCTCAGTAG